A stretch of Synechococcus sp. WH 8020 DNA encodes these proteins:
- the rpsU gene encoding 30S ribosomal protein S21: protein MTQVTVGENEGIESALRRFKRQVSKAGIFADLKRLRHHETPIEKYKRKAQQRRRRR from the coding sequence ATGACTCAGGTCACGGTTGGAGAAAACGAAGGCATCGAATCTGCCTTGCGTCGCTTTAAGCGTCAGGTCTCCAAGGCCGGGATCTTTGCAGATCTCAAGCGCCTGCGCCATCACGAGACTCCAATCGAGAAGTACAAGCGCAAAGCTCAACAGCGCCGTCGTCGTCGTTGA
- a CDS encoding class I SAM-dependent methyltransferase, translated as MDLFERQWATYRILVEHNLMEHCEISEATTAGIHQWLAQREDQTQAVAMVDLGCGDLGQLAPLLRTLPLKKYVGLDLTPAVLPLAQRNLGSVPYPCVWEHGDLLNWACSSQHNRVDLIHSSFALHHLSQDQKLMFLEGARKKIETNGLFIWADVFRPNQESRLDYLRRYCKRISQWPGLSQTQRNSISQHIQTHDFPANRDWLEQQARAHGWSMRWGWIGQHNAEAVALLQPI; from the coding sequence GTGGATCTATTCGAAAGGCAATGGGCCACATACCGAATCCTGGTTGAACACAACCTGATGGAGCATTGTGAAATCAGTGAGGCCACAACCGCTGGGATCCATCAATGGCTGGCCCAGCGAGAGGATCAGACTCAAGCCGTTGCCATGGTTGATCTGGGCTGTGGAGACCTCGGGCAGCTAGCGCCCCTACTCCGCACCCTTCCCCTCAAAAAGTACGTCGGTTTAGACCTCACACCAGCAGTTCTACCGCTCGCTCAACGCAATCTGGGGTCCGTTCCCTACCCCTGTGTCTGGGAACACGGCGATCTCCTGAACTGGGCCTGTTCAAGCCAACACAATCGCGTTGACCTCATCCACTCATCCTTCGCCTTACACCATCTCAGTCAAGACCAAAAGCTGATGTTTCTAGAGGGTGCAAGGAAAAAGATTGAAACCAATGGACTGTTCATCTGGGCGGATGTCTTCCGCCCCAATCAAGAATCACGATTGGACTACCTCAGAAGATATTGCAAACGAATCAGCCAATGGCCTGGCCTCTCTCAGACCCAACGAAACTCCATCTCCCAACACATCCAAACCCATGACTTTCCCGCCAACCGTGATTGGCTCGAGCAGCAAGCGAGAGCCCATGGCTGGTCAATGCGCTGGGGTTGGATCGGTCAACACAATGCTGAGGCTGTAGCCCTGCTTCAACCCATTTAG
- a CDS encoding DUF1543 domain-containing protein, with translation MSPSHPSRLELPTLFLVVLGGRTDRSLIELHDVRFVVGRCIEDTYPELRRQWFGRRRGLHLDSYMTVHCIDGWRITLELEPASDEQRLWFVNLGGYQPDSLAELHRFGLVVAPSRQAAKSAAKTRWLLDALEQHKDDLSAVDDCVAIEQLSLTGSNNVYVHLHRQLDGESQNQVPDWFGYRPI, from the coding sequence ATGAGCCCTTCCCACCCCTCGCGTTTGGAACTCCCAACCTTGTTTCTGGTGGTACTCGGAGGTCGCACGGATCGAAGTTTGATCGAGCTTCACGATGTGCGTTTTGTGGTGGGCCGCTGCATCGAGGACACCTATCCCGAGCTTCGTCGTCAGTGGTTTGGTCGCCGTCGCGGGTTGCATCTCGATAGCTACATGACCGTGCATTGCATCGACGGCTGGCGCATCACCCTTGAGCTGGAGCCTGCTTCCGATGAACAGCGGTTGTGGTTCGTCAACCTCGGGGGCTACCAGCCCGACTCGCTTGCGGAATTGCATCGCTTTGGACTCGTGGTGGCCCCTTCGCGGCAAGCCGCTAAATCAGCAGCCAAGACGCGCTGGTTGCTGGATGCGCTTGAGCAGCACAAGGACGATCTCAGTGCTGTGGATGATTGCGTGGCCATTGAACAGTTGTCGTTGACTGGGAGCAACAATGTTTACGTGCACCTCCATCGCCAGCTCGATGGTGAAAGTCAGAATCAGGTGCCTGACTGGTTTGGGTATCGACCGATTTGA
- the mtnA gene encoding S-methyl-5-thioribose-1-phosphate isomerase: protein MNIDGQAWRTIWLESDQRSVGVIDQTLLPHRLITRTLTRCDQAADAISTMVVRGAPLIGVTGAYGLMLALQDDASDAGLSHAFDQLNASRPTAVNLRWALERVRDLVQPLPEAERAAAARREAALIADEDVAMCEAIGEHGLNLFRRLAEQRPSARQNEPFQVLTHCNAGWLATVDWGTALAPIYKAHRAGLNIHVWVDETRPRNQGASLTAYELAREGVPHTVIVDNAGGHLMQHGQVDAVIVGTDRTTRCGDVCNKVGTYLKALAAHDNNVPFYVALPTSTIDWRLADGVAEIPIEARSAEEVTSMQGRVIAGESAGEIVSVQLTPDGCAGFNPAFDVTPARLVTALITDRGVATASEVGLKELYNRG, encoded by the coding sequence ATGAACATTGATGGCCAGGCCTGGCGGACGATTTGGCTTGAATCCGATCAGCGCTCCGTGGGTGTGATCGATCAAACCCTGCTGCCCCACCGTTTGATCACTCGAACGCTGACGCGTTGTGACCAGGCGGCAGATGCGATCAGCACCATGGTGGTGCGGGGTGCGCCATTAATCGGTGTCACCGGCGCCTATGGCTTGATGCTCGCCCTTCAAGACGACGCCAGCGATGCTGGCTTGTCCCACGCCTTTGATCAGCTCAACGCAAGTCGACCCACAGCTGTGAACCTGCGATGGGCTTTGGAACGGGTTCGAGATTTAGTGCAACCGTTGCCGGAAGCGGAGCGAGCGGCGGCGGCTCGGCGGGAGGCGGCGCTGATTGCTGATGAAGATGTGGCGATGTGCGAGGCGATTGGAGAGCATGGCCTCAATCTGTTTCGGAGGTTGGCCGAGCAGCGACCGAGTGCACGGCAAAACGAGCCCTTTCAGGTGCTCACCCATTGCAATGCTGGCTGGTTAGCAACCGTTGACTGGGGAACGGCGTTGGCACCGATCTATAAAGCCCATCGAGCAGGGCTGAACATTCATGTTTGGGTGGATGAGACCAGGCCGCGCAATCAAGGGGCATCGCTTACGGCCTATGAGTTGGCCCGTGAGGGGGTGCCTCACACCGTGATTGTGGACAACGCAGGTGGTCACCTGATGCAGCATGGCCAGGTGGATGCTGTGATCGTTGGGACCGATCGCACCACGCGCTGCGGCGATGTCTGCAACAAAGTTGGCACCTATCTCAAGGCCCTGGCGGCTCATGACAACAACGTGCCGTTTTATGTCGCCCTGCCGACGTCCACCATCGACTGGCGCCTTGCGGATGGCGTGGCAGAGATCCCGATTGAGGCACGTTCTGCTGAGGAAGTGACTTCCATGCAGGGGCGTGTGATTGCTGGGGAGTCGGCCGGTGAAATTGTGAGTGTGCAGCTCACGCCTGATGGTTGTGCCGGGTTTAATCCGGCGTTCGACGTCACCCCGGCGCGGCTTGTCACGGCTCTGATCACCGACCGTGGTGTGGCGACGGCCAGCGAAGTTGGCCTGAAGGAGCTCTACAACCGTGGCTGA
- a CDS encoding histidine triad nucleotide-binding protein: MAGDTIFARILRGEIPCDEVYSDESCLAFRDVAPVAPVHLLVIPRKPLESLREAEPGDEELLGHLLMVAARVAKQEGLRDWRTVINSGEGAGQTVFHLHVHVIGGRSLDWPPG; the protein is encoded by the coding sequence ATGGCTGGTGACACGATTTTTGCCCGCATCTTGCGTGGAGAGATTCCATGCGATGAGGTGTATAGCGATGAGAGCTGCTTGGCGTTCCGTGACGTCGCGCCGGTTGCTCCTGTTCATCTGCTGGTGATTCCACGCAAGCCACTAGAGAGCTTGCGCGAGGCGGAACCAGGGGATGAGGAGCTTCTGGGTCATTTGTTGATGGTGGCTGCGAGGGTTGCCAAGCAAGAAGGCTTAAGGGATTGGCGAACGGTGATTAACAGCGGAGAGGGTGCAGGACAGACCGTGTTCCACTTGCACGTGCATGTCATTGGTGGGCGTTCCCTGGATTGGCCTCCCGGATGA
- a CDS encoding SufS family cysteine desulfurase, whose amino-acid sequence MTTLPRNAPVTLAERVRADFPILEQASSSGQPLIYLDHAATSQKPRVVLDAIQHYYACDNANVHRGAHQLSARATESFEAARATTAGLIGASSSKEIVFTRNATEAINLVARSWGDAQLKAGDEVLLTVMEHHSNLVPWQLLADRTGCVLRHVGVTPDGTLDLADLRDQLSEKTRLVSLVHISNTLGCCNPIEEIAALAHAVGAKVLVDACQSLAHKSIAVQTLGADFLVGSSHKLCGPTGMGFLWASEDTLMAMPPFLGGGEMIQEVFLDHSTWAALPHKFEAGTPGIGEAIGMGAAITYLQTLGLDAIQAWEAELTSHLFSRLQSINGLRILGPTPEQQPGRGALATFVVEGVHANDIAAMLDLAGVCIRSGHHCCQPLHRLYGVTGSARASLSFCTTHAEIDCFADELVSVIEFFRENG is encoded by the coding sequence ATGACCACACTTCCTCGTAACGCACCCGTTACTCTCGCGGAACGGGTGCGTGCTGACTTTCCAATACTTGAGCAGGCTTCAAGTTCTGGTCAGCCCCTGATCTATCTGGATCATGCGGCGACCAGTCAGAAGCCTCGTGTGGTGCTCGATGCGATTCAGCACTACTACGCCTGCGACAACGCCAATGTGCATCGTGGTGCTCACCAGCTCAGTGCGCGTGCCACGGAGTCGTTTGAAGCGGCTCGTGCCACGACCGCTGGATTGATCGGTGCATCGAGCTCAAAAGAAATTGTGTTTACGCGCAATGCAACCGAAGCCATCAATCTGGTGGCTCGCAGTTGGGGCGATGCCCAGCTGAAGGCTGGTGATGAGGTGCTGCTCACCGTGATGGAGCACCACAGCAATTTGGTGCCTTGGCAATTGCTCGCTGATCGCACCGGTTGCGTACTCAGGCATGTGGGTGTGACGCCTGACGGCACCCTTGACCTCGCCGACTTGCGCGACCAGCTCTCGGAGAAAACGCGCTTGGTGAGCTTGGTTCATATCAGCAACACCCTGGGCTGCTGTAACCCGATCGAAGAGATTGCAGCCCTTGCCCATGCTGTGGGTGCCAAGGTTTTGGTGGACGCGTGCCAAAGCCTCGCTCACAAATCCATTGCCGTGCAGACTCTCGGGGCCGATTTCCTTGTGGGCTCTTCTCACAAGCTGTGTGGCCCCACCGGAATGGGCTTTCTGTGGGCGTCGGAGGACACCTTGATGGCCATGCCGCCCTTCCTTGGTGGTGGCGAGATGATCCAAGAGGTGTTCTTGGATCACAGCACCTGGGCGGCGCTCCCTCACAAATTTGAGGCGGGCACCCCTGGCATTGGTGAGGCGATCGGCATGGGCGCTGCGATTACCTACTTGCAAACGCTGGGACTGGATGCGATTCAGGCGTGGGAGGCGGAACTCACCAGCCATTTGTTTAGTCGGCTTCAATCGATTAACGGCCTGCGCATTCTTGGTCCTACGCCAGAGCAGCAGCCTGGCCGAGGAGCCCTTGCCACGTTTGTGGTGGAGGGTGTTCATGCCAACGACATCGCGGCGATGCTTGATCTGGCCGGTGTCTGTATTCGCAGTGGTCACCATTGCTGTCAACCGCTGCATCGCTTGTACGGAGTCACGGGCTCAGCCCGCGCGAGCCTCAGCTTTTGTACGACTCATGCTGAAATCGATTGCTTTGCTGATGAGCTGGTGAGTGTGATCGAGTTTTTCCGTGAAAACGGCTAG
- a CDS encoding S9 family peptidase, whose translation MSLQQPLPATTALGRTPVLRAPQLLGDWVLWLEQRPHEKGRTTALIRRWKETASTPLELTPAPINLRSRVHDYGGAPLTATLKEGTLQVVWVDDKDGCLWFQAWTGLDGASAQSLNALAPPHRLTSPSDSALGGGVIDLARSRWLGVMEEAGCDRLVSVALDERNQTPVVVHQPADFAGYLALSSDGGQLAWVEWQQPFMPWDCSQLVLARLTATGALEECQVIAGADPADPQGISVFQPQWLPDGSLVVAEDRSGWWNLMRHPRAESLSNHWQRLWPMAKETAMPQWVFGMSTTAWDGDKLLAAICDQGEWQLQRLGLDGSAERVDQPFNDLADLNAANGRAVAIASNSTTGQGLLELDLGLGSWQHTPAAAAAMEVNAISVAQSLWFDGSDGQRTQAWYYPPVGGADASSPLLVKSHSGPSSMARRGLSLAIQFWTSRGWGVVDVNYGGSTGFGRTYRNRLQGKWGVVDVNDCAAAAKTLIAKNCADPNRIAIEGGSAGGFTTLACLCFTDVFRAGACRYAVSDLSALATETHRFEARYLDGLIGRWPEERDLYEQRSPLRHAEQIRCPVIFFQGLKDKVVLPQQTERMAEALRRNAIPVEVHTFQEEGHGFRDSAVQVAVLESTERFFRQHLNC comes from the coding sequence ATGTCTCTGCAACAGCCCCTGCCCGCAACAACCGCTCTCGGACGCACTCCGGTGCTGCGAGCTCCGCAACTGCTGGGGGATTGGGTGCTCTGGCTGGAGCAGCGCCCCCACGAGAAAGGACGCACCACAGCACTGATCCGCCGCTGGAAGGAGACAGCCAGCACACCTCTGGAACTCACACCAGCCCCCATCAATTTGCGCAGCAGAGTGCACGACTACGGGGGAGCACCGCTCACAGCGACCCTGAAGGAGGGAACACTCCAGGTGGTTTGGGTCGATGACAAGGACGGTTGTCTCTGGTTCCAAGCCTGGACAGGCCTGGATGGGGCTAGCGCCCAATCACTAAACGCCCTGGCACCCCCCCATCGGCTGACCTCTCCCAGCGATAGCGCGCTGGGGGGAGGCGTGATCGACCTTGCCCGCTCTCGCTGGTTGGGCGTGATGGAGGAAGCCGGTTGTGATCGCTTAGTGAGCGTTGCCCTCGATGAGCGGAACCAAACCCCTGTCGTCGTGCATCAGCCCGCTGATTTCGCGGGCTATCTCGCCCTTAGTTCAGACGGCGGCCAGCTTGCCTGGGTGGAATGGCAGCAACCCTTCATGCCCTGGGATTGCTCCCAGCTCGTTCTGGCGCGGCTTACGGCCACAGGAGCACTGGAGGAGTGCCAAGTGATCGCCGGCGCTGACCCCGCAGATCCTCAGGGAATCTCAGTGTTTCAACCCCAATGGCTACCGGATGGAAGCCTCGTCGTGGCAGAGGACAGGAGCGGCTGGTGGAATCTGATGCGCCACCCCCGCGCCGAAAGCTTGAGCAACCACTGGCAACGCCTTTGGCCCATGGCCAAGGAGACGGCCATGCCCCAGTGGGTGTTTGGAATGAGTACCACCGCTTGGGATGGAGACAAGCTGTTAGCGGCCATCTGTGATCAGGGGGAATGGCAGTTGCAACGGCTTGGACTCGATGGCTCAGCAGAGCGTGTGGACCAACCCTTCAACGATCTCGCCGATCTCAACGCAGCCAATGGCAGGGCCGTCGCCATCGCGAGCAACAGCACCACAGGCCAAGGGCTCCTCGAGCTCGACTTGGGCTTAGGCAGCTGGCAACACACTCCAGCCGCGGCAGCAGCCATGGAGGTCAACGCGATCAGCGTGGCCCAGTCGTTGTGGTTTGACGGGTCTGACGGGCAACGCACCCAAGCCTGGTATTACCCCCCAGTCGGGGGAGCCGATGCCTCGTCGCCCCTACTGGTGAAGAGTCATAGCGGCCCGTCGTCGATGGCCCGCCGCGGCCTAAGCCTCGCCATTCAGTTCTGGACTTCGCGGGGCTGGGGAGTCGTGGACGTGAATTACGGAGGCTCCACAGGATTTGGGCGGACTTACCGCAACAGGCTGCAAGGGAAATGGGGAGTGGTGGATGTCAACGATTGCGCCGCAGCAGCCAAAACCTTGATTGCCAAGAACTGTGCGGATCCGAACCGCATCGCCATCGAAGGGGGAAGCGCCGGTGGCTTCACCACACTGGCCTGCCTTTGCTTCACAGATGTGTTCCGCGCCGGAGCCTGCCGTTATGCCGTGAGCGATCTCAGCGCTTTAGCCACGGAGACCCATCGCTTTGAAGCCCGCTATCTGGATGGACTGATCGGGCGGTGGCCCGAGGAGAGGGATCTCTATGAACAGCGATCGCCGCTGCGCCATGCCGAACAGATTCGCTGTCCTGTGATCTTTTTCCAGGGTCTCAAAGACAAGGTCGTCCTGCCACAGCAAACCGAACGCATGGCCGAGGCCTTGCGCCGCAATGCGATCCCAGTGGAAGTGCACACCTTCCAGGAGGAGGGGCATGGCTTCCGAGATAGCGCTGTGCAGGTCGCCGTTCTGGAGTCAACAGAGCGCTTTTTCCGCCAACACCTCAATTGTTAG
- the def gene encoding peptide deformylase, protein MARSFAQLARSAEKSSSSIAVPKEPLEKAPLDIHTLGDDALRGDARRIGKVDERVRDLARDMLRSMYTAHGIGLAAPQVGVHQQLLVIDLDLETPSTPPLVLINPEITTCSASVDTYEEGCLSIPGVYLDVVRPTAIQLSFRDEMGRPRTMKADGLMARCIQHEMDHLRGVLFVDRVTDSSGLKKELKDHGFLATDVRPMTP, encoded by the coding sequence TTGGCTAGGAGCTTTGCCCAGTTGGCACGATCGGCTGAGAAGAGCAGCTCCTCGATTGCCGTACCTAAGGAGCCTTTAGAGAAGGCTCCACTCGATATCCATACCCTTGGCGACGATGCGTTGCGCGGGGATGCTCGCCGGATCGGCAAGGTGGACGAGCGCGTGCGCGACTTGGCTCGCGACATGTTGCGCAGCATGTACACCGCCCATGGCATTGGCTTGGCGGCTCCTCAGGTTGGGGTTCATCAGCAATTGCTGGTGATCGACCTCGATCTTGAGACACCCAGCACCCCACCTCTTGTGCTGATCAATCCTGAAATCACAACCTGCAGCGCATCGGTCGATACATACGAGGAGGGTTGCTTAAGCATCCCAGGCGTGTATCTCGATGTGGTCCGTCCAACGGCCATTCAATTGAGTTTTAGGGACGAGATGGGACGACCGCGCACCATGAAGGCTGATGGTTTGATGGCGCGTTGCATCCAGCATGAGATGGATCACCTGCGTGGGGTGTTGTTTGTGGATCGCGTGACCGATTCCAGTGGGCTGAAGAAGGAGTTGAAAGACCATGGCTTTCTTGCAACGGACGTTCGCCCCATGACGCCTTAA
- a CDS encoding YifB family Mg chelatase-like AAA ATPase — MLARCSSASLQGMEALPVTVEVDLAPGLPGLQLVGLPDTAIQESRERVRAALRNSGFRGPLVRVIVNLAPADRRKEGPAFDLPIALALLVASGQLDPQKLEGLCCAGELGLDGSLRSCRGILAMACQAKIQQAKAFVVPSANAAEASLVAGLTVISAKTLRQLVEQLRHGIQHNCCPQPKTKEPATPINPESALEPLTAAPLTIQHFARQALAIAAAGGHHLLMVGPPGCGKTMLARQLPKILPPLSDTEALELTRLQSIAGTLGSVTSLVRQRPFRAPHHSTTAAGLLGGGVNPRPGELSLAHGGVLFLDELTEFPRSILDQLRQPLEEGVLWISRARMRCSFPCRVTLVAATNPCPCGWHGDCSNRCRCSELQRQRYWNRLSGPFLDRLDLQCRLEPVPTGQLRRCFKTTDDPTDNQSGGSFSPEAIQAARIRMCERNPGGQLNSQLSALELGRYGQIEERAFQCWEQVVSKRQLSMRSSLRLLRVARTIADLEALPKVSEQHLADAICFRSYDHTPSAST, encoded by the coding sequence ATGCTGGCACGCTGCTCCAGCGCATCCCTTCAAGGCATGGAGGCGCTCCCCGTCACGGTGGAAGTGGATCTGGCCCCAGGGCTTCCCGGCCTTCAACTTGTGGGGCTTCCAGATACCGCAATCCAAGAATCGCGCGAACGCGTTCGGGCAGCACTTCGCAACAGCGGCTTTCGCGGGCCCCTCGTTCGCGTCATCGTGAATCTGGCACCAGCGGATCGACGCAAGGAGGGACCAGCCTTCGACCTCCCGATCGCCCTTGCCTTGCTCGTGGCCAGCGGTCAGCTTGATCCCCAAAAGCTGGAAGGGCTCTGCTGTGCAGGAGAACTAGGCCTGGACGGCAGCTTGAGGTCTTGCCGCGGCATTCTGGCCATGGCCTGCCAGGCAAAGATCCAACAAGCCAAGGCGTTTGTGGTGCCATCAGCCAACGCGGCAGAAGCGTCTCTGGTAGCCGGACTCACCGTCATTAGCGCCAAAACTCTTAGGCAACTCGTTGAGCAATTACGGCATGGGATCCAACACAACTGTTGCCCTCAACCCAAAACGAAAGAGCCTGCAACGCCAATCAACCCTGAAAGCGCATTGGAGCCGCTGACCGCAGCACCCCTCACGATTCAACATTTCGCTCGACAGGCACTGGCGATTGCTGCAGCTGGGGGACACCACCTCCTGATGGTGGGGCCTCCTGGCTGTGGCAAAACGATGTTGGCGCGCCAGCTCCCCAAGATTCTTCCACCGTTGAGCGATACAGAGGCTCTGGAGCTCACACGCCTGCAATCCATTGCTGGCACGCTCGGCAGCGTGACAAGCCTGGTTCGACAACGACCATTCCGGGCACCGCATCACAGCACCACGGCAGCAGGCCTTCTCGGCGGAGGCGTCAATCCTCGTCCCGGTGAATTGAGCCTGGCCCATGGAGGCGTGCTGTTTTTGGATGAACTCACTGAATTTCCGAGATCCATCCTCGATCAGTTGCGTCAGCCTCTGGAGGAGGGAGTTCTCTGGATCAGTCGAGCCCGAATGCGCTGCTCCTTCCCCTGTCGGGTCACCCTGGTGGCTGCCACCAATCCCTGCCCTTGTGGCTGGCATGGTGATTGTTCCAATCGCTGCCGTTGTTCGGAGCTTCAACGGCAGCGCTACTGGAATCGTTTATCAGGTCCATTTCTAGATCGTCTCGATCTTCAATGCCGCCTCGAACCCGTACCGACAGGCCAACTACGCCGTTGCTTCAAGACCACGGATGATCCAACAGACAATCAATCTGGAGGCAGTTTCTCCCCCGAAGCAATCCAGGCCGCGCGCATCAGAATGTGTGAACGCAACCCGGGCGGCCAACTCAACAGCCAACTCAGTGCGCTTGAGCTTGGGCGCTACGGCCAGATTGAAGAACGAGCCTTTCAATGCTGGGAGCAGGTGGTGTCGAAACGGCAGCTGAGCATGCGCAGCAGCTTGAGGCTCCTGCGCGTTGCCCGAACGATTGCCGACTTAGAAGCTCTGCCAAAGGTGAGTGAACAACATCTGGCAGATGCGATCTGCTTCCGTAGCTATGACCACACGCCTTCAGCCAGCACTTGA
- a CDS encoding DUF3747 domain-containing protein → MGRPWNAAVAFAVFASALATGLPQAATAQGSVFTAADVDESQFVMVSAPIGKGESSQLNIYEQRTSARPCFAVSGAAPAVVDPLLASFDFTGICNRYIDGNGYSLRIGGDDLGTRYRLSVVKSGSDVELLAVPTRDPSRPTMVVARSGGPGNGFIKLNLEPGWKLMRRQYGKRTLGHLYVYRDGMPGSPDAL, encoded by the coding sequence ATGGGCCGTCCTTGGAACGCTGCTGTTGCTTTTGCTGTGTTTGCCTCCGCTTTGGCCACAGGTCTCCCGCAAGCAGCGACTGCTCAAGGCTCTGTTTTCACCGCTGCAGACGTGGACGAAAGCCAGTTCGTGATGGTGTCGGCTCCCATCGGTAAAGGGGAGAGTTCTCAGCTGAACATTTACGAACAGCGCACCAGTGCCCGTCCGTGTTTTGCCGTTTCGGGAGCTGCCCCTGCAGTGGTTGATCCGCTGTTGGCCAGCTTCGACTTCACCGGAATCTGCAACCGCTACATCGATGGGAATGGCTATTCCCTGCGAATTGGTGGAGATGACCTGGGAACGCGTTACCGCCTGTCCGTGGTCAAATCCGGATCAGATGTCGAGCTTTTGGCCGTCCCGACGCGTGATCCCTCCCGTCCCACCATGGTGGTGGCTCGTTCAGGAGGTCCTGGAAACGGTTTCATCAAGTTGAATCTTGAACCAGGCTGGAAGCTGATGAGGCGTCAATACGGCAAGCGCACGCTGGGACATCTTTATGTGTATCGGGATGGCATGCCCGGATCCCCCGACGCGCTCTGA
- a CDS encoding class II aldolase/adducin family protein — protein sequence MNDRALRCELVEVARAMNSTGLNQGTSGNLSLRIEGGLLVTPSSLAYDQMEPEDLVAIDCYGQPLPSGRPGHDRRPSSEWRLHADVFADRPDAMAVLHCHPIHATALACHDRGIPPFHYMTAVAGGDDIRCAPYATFGTAELSAHTVQALQDRQACLLAHHGLVSLGRDLDQALKIAVEVETLAQMYLQALQLGEPPLLSASQMEEVHRQFRGLGYGQAANN from the coding sequence ATGAACGATCGGGCATTGCGCTGCGAGCTCGTGGAGGTGGCCCGTGCCATGAACAGCACTGGCTTGAATCAGGGCACGTCCGGCAACCTGTCGTTGCGGATTGAGGGGGGATTGTTGGTGACCCCCAGCTCCTTGGCCTACGACCAGATGGAGCCGGAAGATCTGGTGGCGATCGATTGTTACGGCCAACCTTTGCCAAGCGGACGGCCTGGTCATGACCGCAGACCCTCCTCAGAGTGGCGCTTGCATGCCGATGTCTTCGCTGATCGACCCGATGCGATGGCGGTATTGCATTGCCATCCCATCCATGCAACCGCCTTGGCCTGCCATGACCGGGGGATTCCACCGTTCCATTACATGACAGCGGTGGCTGGTGGGGATGACATTCGCTGTGCTCCCTATGCCACCTTCGGCACCGCTGAGTTGTCAGCCCATACGGTGCAGGCACTTCAGGACCGGCAGGCCTGTTTGCTGGCACACCATGGATTGGTCAGTTTGGGACGGGATCTTGATCAGGCGCTGAAGATTGCCGTCGAGGTGGAGACGCTGGCACAGATGTATTTGCAAGCTCTGCAGCTCGGGGAACCTCCGCTGTTGTCGGCATCACAAATGGAAGAGGTCCATCGCCAGTTCCGTGGCTTGGGATATGGCCAAGCCGCTAACAATTGA